One region of Marinilabiliales bacterium genomic DNA includes:
- a CDS encoding tRNA/rRNA methyltransferase translates to MFGYFYSVRFTFILVEPAVAENAGAAARALRTMGFDRLAIVNSRVHLQPEARWLAHGSTDVLDSAIVYDSLEEAVEGEDLVIGTTAKKRRVHADHYFCTELPDIIKSREKLAGKISVVFGREESGLTNEELSLCHIFSVVPMRVSYPSLNLAQAVMIYAWELSGLAQMRSRSPAKGPPGEKFSHLRNMVSRLLDRLGYERKAAFYNRVMERIEMVGDKDAGLLMSVGAKVEEALCYKVSDILNEGETDQVNDTDNCSDKGKGKDKGKDNDKDN, encoded by the coding sequence ATTTTTGGTTATTTTTATTCCGTGAGGTTTACCTTCATACTGGTTGAGCCTGCTGTAGCAGAGAATGCCGGGGCTGCCGCCCGTGCACTCAGGACAATGGGTTTTGACCGTCTTGCAATTGTAAATTCCCGGGTGCACCTGCAGCCTGAGGCAAGATGGCTTGCACACGGTTCGACAGATGTTCTCGACAGTGCAATTGTTTACGATTCACTTGAAGAGGCGGTTGAAGGAGAGGACCTTGTGATAGGGACAACTGCAAAAAAACGGAGGGTTCATGCAGATCATTATTTTTGTACTGAACTGCCTGATATTATAAAGTCAAGGGAGAAGCTGGCCGGAAAGATATCGGTTGTTTTCGGCAGGGAGGAATCGGGACTGACAAATGAGGAGCTTAGCCTGTGCCATATTTTTTCGGTGGTGCCGATGCGGGTAAGCTACCCGTCGTTAAATCTTGCACAGGCTGTAATGATATACGCATGGGAGCTCTCAGGGCTGGCTCAGATGCGCTCCCGGTCACCTGCGAAAGGGCCTCCGGGTGAAAAGTTCAGCCATCTTCGCAACATGGTTTCACGGCTGTTGGACCGCCTTGGATATGAACGGAAAGCTGCCTTTTACAACAGGGTCATGGAACGGATTGAGATGGTGGGCGATAAGGACGCCGGGCTGCTGATGTCGGTCGGGGCGAAAGTTGAAGAAGCGCTCTGCTACAAAGTCAGTGACATTCTTAATGAAGGTGAAACGGATCAAGTCAATGACACGGATAATTGCAGTGACAAGGGCAAAGGCAAAGACAAGGGCAAAGACAATGATAAAGACAATTAA